One window of Daphnia carinata strain CSIRO-1 chromosome 7, CSIRO_AGI_Dcar_HiC_V3, whole genome shotgun sequence genomic DNA carries:
- the LOC130699331 gene encoding anaphase-promoting complex subunit 1-like → MIAAGEPQVYIPHGKQILEQYENSSYRRTSAFNTSLESQDVYTLSNFGTESEEETEVYIHENTVVWSRGYGEVYWELVKKYTCDGPVQQAFWFDFDENPNRPSCANVMATDKPIGQKIPSLCIVEKSKVTVYTKNGDEYICAVPYEIHRVWPTRFGLIFEKCQTSNPDIPNWFSLYHPLEEIVPVVLRDGIDREHVNFAKDKKLKFIYTGIDPSICVTFNEDTGLHSIWLIRKAEVDESLCISVSNKGISNPSANQSAFSGTFIPSNVASPSLSRSFALSQIYNTSFQQSPANLLSVFNTTTRTPKFDLDLSHRFNTPKGSKNYAPHFPTSSHPFNQSKISGSPLRRMGSNSRTSAILARTPLPSPSASSLFNEMEVADDEEPLLPDLCLQILWSEDPKKSSCSQAVKAFVAVDWLGKSCVCWLMDDEKTLRCIDLKVTENRTTGNPLYICCAQWTIPAKDAEYIPGLKAVLVLDPVLSDGNSLTLYSGSTKLAKVHVPNCSPPSGTGISLSIQRLSLEASSINSKFIPSTPLNSSRRSSLMPDLTSSIVHDSSVTLSPIPASSPPLSFRTLQDAVGRQVTLKCSDRSLLRTLLPPLCTSALVERCLSSLRAALPPDIYLAVAAKFYCVRNAPGPADFSPPAEFDAFRSTLLTLLGFDAKSLDASISSIASPVIESKKSRTNLEEGANEDWQYLVESQYAKIFPQLFGLDFSRGSNPIAQQTVVQVNSDSGYFTYLPHVLLVLHVLFEDLKLDALLWNDAQLLVTLLIPLASALNLTQYCDAYWRDFPLVWNSTNIKLGVVHPSDLDKLQGMLQRLEVPCNIYNHLLSLMSKKKICTPYPHVKLVNTRSRDIITLFAILYGTADDQNLVSVHEYVRDFEWIEHSGRVSLPFNVVVPSQHRRQTALVLKMSSCGWTRDDLNALPAGIGLPLRYALFCCQLDPPTDWPDEAYKLINRQDMCQSPAGSAIQPLSSIAPELNLKIEAQRNKSAGSGGISKEDYAEDGMEEVIELPIWKLLFPRDHRIQEVRRLLGSSRPVAVVLPASQQQGLSEHELIEEREKQLLVLCIRVMAISVGRGMLTLHTATPTVTETLSIPKLCLTGKTPHNGAAVDMTHIDVPANMSLWPQFHNGVAAGLRVSPGTKYVDSNWINLSRGGNRPGQTAATPALGELNAEVAGFLLGLGITGHLNKFNDLVIHEHLNRDHEMTQLALVLGLGIGKRGSMEADTLRIISVYVESLSPASSSNINGCGGGSIEVPQNVRVAALMSIGFLYQGSAHRYMTEVLLAEIDRPPGPEMDNCVDRESYSLSAGLALGLVTLGQGGQMTGLADLRLADTLYHFMVGGTKRNCNSSNARPRNTMSSASYQIREGNTVNVDVTAPGAILALGLMFHRTNNAAAAKWMEAPDSQQLLDSIRPDFLLLRTLARGLILWDDVMPTRDWVESNVPPNIRRYSLRNPGDPDSQSQQVDYETMNQAFYNIMAGSCFVLGLKFAGSANADAFNTLYRYSKVLISLSGRSVAEWAGKSTLEACLNTLVLSLSMVMAGTGDLQVVRLCRHLRMRSGTFSNVVTYGSHMATHMALGFLYLGGGRLSLSTSPEAIAALVCACYPKYPTHSNDNRYHLQALRHLYVLATEPRLLMPIEIPNMQPCYTTLQVVFNNADSSSFQLRAPCLLPELRFLQRVQLFDPRYRTIVFDRQHNWNKLKCILQGKDHLIVQRKAGCLSYAEDPTGLASLATPTLSAWAIRASTVANFTTDKFVVFLCRHFLGAPEQGQTDILIKQECKPLDTQLRLLSLVLNDCVVNEKTEMVKPWLQLLHKSGQRDSSTLPLWQLKFLINFPVNSSPSPKSTPFIDPEMVLALRHELESSWDHIDAELRTSLHNYFAGKDTPRERSQSMNLANLAVFYDLPLPLPKIAADPVSLLIQSGDQKLAARLAILLHL, encoded by the exons ATGATTGCCGCTGGAGAACCCCAA GTTTACATTCCACACGGAAAGCAAATTTTGGAACAGTATGAAAATTCTTCATACCGACGTACTTCAGCCTTCAATACGTCGTTGGAATCACAA GATGTCTATACTTTGTCAAACTTTGGCACAGAAAGTGAGGAAGAAACAGAAGTTTATATTCATGAGAATACTGTGGTTTGGTCAAGAGGTTATGGAGAAGTCTATTGGGAGCTGGTGAAAAAATACACCTGTGATGGGCCAGTTCAACAAGCCTTTTGGTTTGACTTTGACGAGAATCCAAACAGACCTTCATGTGCAAACGTCATGGCAACTGACAAACCTATTGGCCAAAAAATTCCCAGCTTGTGCATTgtggaaaaatcaaaagtcaCAGTTTATACCAAGAACGGTGATGAATACATTTGTGCAGTACCATATGAAATTCATCGAGTGTGGCCCACACGCTTTGGCCTTATCTTCGAAAAATGCCAGACTAGTAATCCAGATATTCCCAACTGGTTTTCCTTGTATCATCCACTGGAGGAAATCGTCCCTGTTGTACTTCGTGATGGTATTGACCGAGAGCATGTAAACTTCGCCAAAGATAAAAAACTCAAGTTCATCTATACGGGTATTGACCCGTCGATTTGCGTTACCTTCAATGAAGATACAGGCTTACATTCGATCTG GTTGATCCGTAAAGCCGAAGTAGACGAGAGCCTTTGCATAAGTGTCAGCAATAAAGGTATTTCCAATCCATCTGCCAATCAATCAGCATTCAGTGGCACATTTATTCCTTCTAATGTGGCCTCACCTTCACTTTCGAGAAGTTTTGCTTTATCACAAATCTACAACACATCTTTTCAACAGTCTCCCGCAAACTTACTAAGCGTTTTCAATACGACAACTAG AACACCCAAATTCGATCTTGATCTTTCTCATCGATTCAACACTCCGAAAGGTTCAAAAAATTACGCACCACATTTCCCGACGTCGTCTCATCCGTTTAACCAGTccaa GATTTCTGGCTCTCCGTTAAGGCGGATGGGCTCCAATAGCCGTACAAGTGCCATTCTTGCTCGGACGCCTCTACCATCTCCTTCAGCTTCGTCGTTGTTCAACGAAATGGAAGTAGCAGACGACGAGGAGCCACTTTTACCTGACCTCTGTCTCCAGATATTGTGGTCAGAAGATCCCAAGAAAAGCAGCTGCTCTCAGGCCGTCAAAGCTTTCGTCGCAGTCGATTGGCTAGGCAAATCATGTGTTTGCTGGCTGATGGACGACGAAAAGACCCTTCGATGCATTGACCTAAAAGTGACG GAGAACAGAACCACTGGCAATCCCCTTTATATCTGTTGCGCCCAATGGACGATTCCCGCGAAAGATGCCGAATATATTCCTGGCCTTAAAGCTGTTCTCGTTCTCGATCCGGTACTATCGGACGGAAACAGCCTCACGCTCTATTCTGGTAGCACGAAACTGGCCAAAGTTCACGTTCCGAATTGCAGCCCTCCATCAGGGACAggcatctctctctctatacAACGATTAAGCCTGGAAGCATCTAGTATCAACAGCAAGTTCATTCCGTCAACGCCCCTCAATTCAAGCCGCCGAAGTAGCCTCATGCCTGATTTGACCTCATCGATCGTGCACGATTCAAGCGTTACTCTTAGTCCAATTCCCGCTTCGTctcctcctctttcttttcgaaCGCTACAGGACGCTGTGGGTCGTCAGGTGACACTAAAATGTTCCGATCGAAGTCTTTTGAGAACTTTACTACCTCCATTATGTACTTCGGCTCTTGTAGAACGTTGTTTGAGTTCTCTACGCGCCGCCCTTCCCCCTGATATTTATTTAGCTGTTGCTGCAAAATTCTATTGCGTTCGCAACGCTCCAGGTCCTGCAGATTTTTCTCCCCCAGCAGAATTTGATGCATTTCGTTCCACCCTTTTAACTTTATTGGGATTTGACGCCAAGTCGCTTGATGCATCCATTTCTTCTATTGCCAGTCCCGTCATTGAATCAAAGAAAAGTCGGACGAATTTGGAAGAAGGAGCAAATGAAGATTGGCAATACTTGGTGGAATCTCAATACGCTAAGATATTTCCCCAGCTTTTTGGATTAGACTTTTCTCGCGGATCGAATCCGATCGCACAGCAAACAGTGGTCCAAGTAAATAGCGATTCCGGCTATTTTACTTACCTCCCGCACGTTTTGCTCGTCCTACATGTTCTCTTTGAAGACTTGAAGCTGGACGCCCTGCTGTGGAATGATGCCCAACTATTGGTGACCCTCCTTATTCCATTGGCATCAGCACTTAATCTAACTCAATATTGCGATGCGTACTGGAGAGATTTCCCTCTTGTTTGGAACAGCACCAATATCAAGTTAGGTGTTGTTCATCCGTCGGATTTAGATAAACTCCAAGGAATGCTTCAACGGTTGGAAGTCCCGTGCAACATTTACAATCATCTCCTGTCACTGATGAGCAAAAAGAAGATTTGCACACCATACCCTCATGTAAAACTGGTCAATACGCGTTCCAGGGATATCATTACTCTTTTTGCCATTCTCTATGGAACAGCCGATGATCAAAACCTGGTATCCGTCCACGAATACGTCAGAGATTTTGAATGGATAGAACATTCTGGCAGAGTCTCGCTACCCTTCAACGTCGTGGTTCCATCGCAACATCGTAGACAAACAgctttagttttaaaaatgtctTCGTGCGGATGGACTCGGGATGATCTTAATGCTTTGCCAGCAGGAATAGGATTACCTCTACGATATGCGTTGTTCTGTTGCCAACTTGATCCACCAACAGATTGGCCTGATGAAGCCTACAAACTGATAAATCGACAAGATATGTGCCAATCACCGGCTGGATCCGCTATCCAGCCCTTGTCTTCCATTGCTCcggaattgaatttaaaaatcgAAGCTCAACGAAACAAATCCGCGGGTAGTGGTGGGATCAGCAAAGAGGACTATGCAGAAGATGGGATGGAAGAAGTCATTGAATTACCTATATGGAAGCTGCTTTTTCCTCGAGACCATCGCATCCAAGAGGTCCGACGTCTTCTAGGCTCATCGCGACCCGTTGCAGTTGTGCTTCCAGCATCGCAACAACAAGGACTTAGTGAGCACGAATTAATCGAGGAAAGAGAGAAGCAATTGCTGGTTCTCTGCATTCGTGTCATGGCGATATCAGTTGGCCGCGGAATGCTTACTCTTCATACAGCTACACCTACCGTCACGGAAACATTGTCCATACCAAA GTTGTGTTTGACCGGCAAGACTCCTCACAATGGTGCTGCTGTAGATATGACTCACATTGACGTACCTGCCAATATGTCACTTTGGCCGCAGTTTCACAATG gTGTGGCGGCCGGTTTGAGAGTGTCTCCTGGTACAAAGTATGTCGATAGTAATTGGATAAATTTGAGCCGTGGTGGCAATCGTCCTGGACAAACTGCAGCGACACCCGCGTTAGGAGAGTTAAATGCTGAGGTTGCCGGTTTCTTGCTCGGACTAGGAATCACTGGGCATTTGAATAAATTCAACGACTTAGTCATTCACGAACACTTAAACCGCGACCATGAAATGACTCAACTAGCCTTGGTGCTAGGTCTTGGCATTGGAAAGCGTGGTTCAATGGAAGCTGATACACTTCGTATTATTTCTGTGTACGTTGAGTCTCTGTCACCGGCCTCGTCGTCAAACATCAACGGTTGCGGTGGTGGCTCGATTGAAGTTCCTCAAAATGTTCGGGTAGCTGCCCTTATGTCCATTGGTTTCCTCTACCAAGGATCTGCTCACCGTTATATGACAGAAGTGCTTCTGGCCGAGATTGACCGACCACCAGGACCGGAGATGGACAATTGTGTGGACAGGGAGTCTTACTCGCTTTCAGCTGGACTTGCTCTCGGCTTAGTCACTCTAGGTCAAGGGGGCCAAATGACTGGACTTGCAGATCTCCGATTAGCAGACACACTATATCACTTCATGGTGGGCGGAACGAAGCGCAATTGTAATTCATCAAATGCGAGACCTAGAAACACGATGTCTTCAGCCAGCTATCAAATTCGCGAAGGTAATACGGTCAACGTGGATGTCACTGCTCCCGGAGCTATTCTTGCTCTCGGGCTTATGTTCCATCG GACAAATAATGCAGCCGCAGCAAAGTGGATGGAAGCCCCTGATTCGCAACAATTACTCGACTCGATACGCcctgattttcttcttttacgcACACTAGCGCGTGGATTGATATTATGGGATGACGTAATGCCAACTCGAGATTGGGTGGAGTCTAATGTTCCTCCTAATATTCGACGCTATTCCCTGCGCAATCCGGGCGATCCAGATAGCCAGTCACAACAAGTCGATTACGAGACGATGAATCAAGCCTTTTACAACATAATGGCTGGTTCATGTTTTGTTCTCGGTTTAAAGTTTGCCGGATCCGCTAACGCAGACGCCTTCAATACTCTCTATCGATATTCTAAAGTATTAATTTCGCTATCGGGGCGCTCCGTGGCTGAGTGGGCCGGTAAATCGACACTCGAAGCCTGCCTCAACACACTCGTCTTGTCCCTTTCCATGGTCATGGCAGGAACAGGAGATTTACAGGTTGTCAGGTTATGTCGTCATCTTCGCATGAGGAGTGGGACGTTCAGCAATGTCGTTACGTATGGATCTCAT ATGGCGACACATATGGCTCTAGGTTTCTTGTATCTTGGAGGCGGGCGATTGTCTCTTAGCACATCTCCGGAAGCGATTGCTGCATTAGTTTGCGCTTGTTACCCAAAATACCCAACTCATTCCAACGACAATCGCTATCACCTGCAAGCGCTTCGACACTTGTACGTTTTAGCTACGGAACCACGATTGCTAATGCCGATAGAAATCCCGAATATGCAACCATGCTATACAACTTTGCAAGTGGTCTTCAACAACGCGGATAGCTCATCATTCCAGTTACGGGCTCCATGTCTTTTGCCTGAATTACGTTTTCTCCAGCGTGTCCAGCTGTTCGACCCTCGTTATCGCACAATTGTCTTTGATCGACAGCATAACTGGAATAAGCTGAAATGTATTCTTCAAGGCAAAGATCATCTTATCGTCCAGCGCAAGGCGGGATGTTTGTCCTACGCGGAAGATCCTACTGGATTAGCATCATTGGCCACGCCTACTCTTTCTGCTTGGGCTATCCGTGCTTCTACAGTGGCGAATTTTACCACAGACAAGTTTGTTGTATTCCTTTGTCGCCATTTCCTCGGTGCTCCAGAGCAAGGACAGACGGATATTCTTATCAAGCAGGAATGTAAACCATTAGACACGCAACTTCGGCTGCTCAGTCTCGTTCTGAATGATTGCGTTGTTAATGAAAAGACAGAAATGGTTAAGCCGTGGTTGCAGCTTCTACACAAATCTGGTCAACGCGACTCGTCTACTCTGCCTCTGTGGCAGCTCAAGTTTCTTATCAACTTCCCTGTGAATAGTTCGCCCTCTCCCAAGTCGACACCATTCATTGATCCCGAAATGGTATTGGCTCTTCGACACGAACTCGAGTCGAGCTGGGATCATATTGATGCGGAACTGCGTACTAGCCTCCATAATTACTTCGCGGGAAAAGACACTCCGCGTGAGCGTTCGCAGTCGATGAATTTGGCTAATCTGGCTGTGTTTTATGACCTTCCTTTGCCTTTGCCTAAAATAGCAGCTGATCCTGTTTCGCTACTGATTCAGTCGGGGGATCAAAAGTTAGCTGCCCGTTTAGCCATTCTTCTTCACCTGTGA
- the LOC130699367 gene encoding kynurenine/alpha-aminoadipate aminotransferase, mitochondrial-like — protein sequence MNYTRFINGLSAARKPSPIREMTKLLTQGSPDLVFLASGVPNPSMFPFQGASINLRDGSTIQLEGKTINDALQYGPTQGYGPLLAQLKEMQQKLHSPPCWTNTEVLITNGSQDGLCKAFEMMMNLNDHVIVQEPVYAGTLAILNPYKPQYIPVQCDANGLIPEELRRSLESKWKSEDTQSSKSDVPKVLYVNPAGANPTGVSIPLSRRQEIYQIAKDFDLIIFEDDPYYFLQFDKERTPSFLSLDTDGRVIRFDSLSKVLSSGIRLGYVTGPRELVEPITYHMQVSVLHASSLSQVLVSELLKQWGHEGFLGHVDRVQKFYFQQREIMLKAAETHLTGLAEWNVPQGGMFLWIKCLGVSDTRPMIMDRALKKDVILLPGREFMTDPSQPCPYMRASFSLASPENIDRGFRNLAQLIREEIELTKKV from the exons ATGAATTACACCAGATTCATTAATGGATTGTCCGCAGCTCGAAAACCATCGCCTATCCGAGAAATGA CTAAGCTACTGACCCAAGGATCTCCTGACCTGGTATTTTTGGCAAGTGGAGTTCCCAACCCAAGTATGTTTCCTTTTCAGGGTGCCTCAATTAATTTAAGAGATGGTAGCACAATACAGCTCGAAGGGAAGACAATAAATGACGCATTACAATATGGGCCAACTCAGGG GTATGGTCCACTATTGGCACaactaaaagaaatgcagCAAAAGCTTCACAGCCCACCTTGTTGGACAAATACAGAAGTTCTTATTACTAATGGAAGTCAAGATGGGCTGTGTAAAGCTTTTGAGATGATGATGAACTTAAATGATCATGTCATTGTTCAAGAACCTGTGTACGCTGGAACTCTTGCAATT CTAAACCCTTACAAACCACAGTACATCCCAGTGCAGTGCGATGCAAACGGATTGATACCCGAGGAATTAAGGCGCTCTTTAGAAAGCAAATGGAAATCGGAAGACACCCAATCCTCCAAGTCTGATGTTCCTAAA GTGTTGTACGTTAATCCAGCTGGAGCCAATCCAACAGGCGTTTCTATTCCGTTGAGCAGACGACAAGAGATCTATCAGATAGCCAAAgattttgatttaattatctTTGAGGATGATCCTTATTACTTTTTACAGTTTGACAAG GAACGGACTCCAAGTTTCCTTTCACTAGACACTGACGGTCGAGTCATTCGATTCGATTCTCTTTCCAAAGTATTGAGCTCTGGCATTCGCCTTGGGTACGTCACAGGTCCCCGCGAATTAGTCGAACCAATTACGTACCACATGCAAGTCTCAGTTCTTCATGCTTCATCCCTGTCCCAG gtTTTAGTATCAGAGCTGCTGAAACAATGGGGACATGAAGGTTTTCTGGGACATGTTGATCGTGTacaaaaattctattttcagCAACGGGAAATTATGCTAAAGGCCGCAGAAACCCATTTGACAG GACTTGCCGAGTGGAATGTTCCGCAAGGAGGGATGTTTCTTTGGATTAAATGCTTGGGAGTCAGTGACACACGACCAATGATTATGGACCGAGCCCTGAAAAAAGATGTAATTTTATTACCTGGTCGCGAGTTCATGACAGATCCATCCCAGCCATGTCCCTATATGAGAGCGTCCTTTTCTCTCGCCTCTCCGGAAAATATTGATCGA GGATTCCGCAACTTGGCGCAGCTCATACGCGAAGAAATCGAATTGACCAAGAAAGTCTGA
- the LOC130699371 gene encoding DNA excision repair protein ERCC-8-like, translated as MTVKKMNDVNAICNLKTGLIDARKFRSNQATKRVSTLCLSNFQEVENSHSAGINTIDLDKVEGRYLLSGGADGSIHIHDVLNLTGNVQYTCKSVCKIDRQSNRHCHKYSVECVQWYPLDTGMFLSSGMDKILKMWDANAQIPADVVIINGKIYHHHMSPNATQHNLVAVASTANQVFLADLRSGSTTHELRSHSSSVLTVKWSPMQEFQLASGSMDNRLLMWDVRASRSCLFSMDQDNGRNHANVEKTTAHNGYVHGLSFTSDGLFLISVGTDSRMRLWNSETGRNEMINYGKILMESKKGTRFDISSDTEPQMVFVPSQGNILVYELTTGTKRAALLGHYNTVTCCAYNENLHTLYSGSNDRNILVWAPEAAEKIREDPVNREVGFGSRSLMPRRTLMEDAWSSDEG; from the exons atgacagttaaaaaaatgaatgatgtAAACGCTATTTGTAACTTGAAAACCGGATTGATTGATGCCAGGAAATTTCGGTCGAACCAGGCAACCAAGAGAGTCTCTACATTGTGTCTCAGTAACTTTCAAGAAGTTGAAAACTCTCATTCTGCAGGGATCAACACAATAGATCTGGACAAAGTAGAAGGAAGATA cTTGCTTTCTGGTGGAGCTGATGGAAGCATTCACATTCATGATGTCCTTAATCTTACTGGTAATGTACAGTATACCTGTAAAAGTGTGTGCAAGATTGACAGGCAAAGCAATCGCCACTGCCACAAATACAGTGTTGAATGTGTCCAGTGGTATCCTTTAGATACAGGAATGTTTCTCAGTAGTGGAATGGATAAAATTCTGAAAATGTGGGATGCCAATGCACAAATCCCAGCTGATGTTGTCATCATCAATGGTAAAATATACCATCATCATATGTCTCCCAATGCAACTCAACACAACTTGGTGGCTG TGGCAAGCACAGCAAACCAAGTGTTTTTGGCTGATCTACGGAGTGGGTCAACCACCCACGAGTTGAGAAGCCACAGTTCGTCAGTATTAACCGTTAAGTGGTCACCGATGCAAGAGTTCCAGCTTGCTTCTGGTTCGATGGATAATCGACTTTTAATGTGGGACGTGAGAGCCTCGAGAAGTTGTCTGTTTTCCATGGATCAGGACAATGGAAGAAATCACGCTAACGTTGAGAAGACCACAGCACACAATGGCTATGTGCATGGTTTGTCCTTCACCAGCGATGgcctttttctaatttctgTTGGAACAGATAGCCGAATGCGTCTATGGAACAGTGAAACAG GGCGTAACGAGATGATCAACTATGGCAAGATCCTTATGGAGAGTAAGAAAGGAACGCGGTTCGACATCTCATCAGACACGGAGCCACAAATGGTTTTTGTGCCCTCTCAGGGAAATATTCTG GTCTACGAGTTAACAACAGGTACCAAACGAGCTGCATTATTGGGCCATTACAATACAGTCACCTGTTGTGCTTACAACGAAAACCTGCATACACTCTACAGTGGTAGCAACGATCGTAACATTTTGGTTTGGGCACCAGAAGCAGCAGAGAAAATACGGGAAGATCCAGTTAATAGGGAAGTTGGATTCGGATCTAGGAGTTTAATGCCAAGAAGAACTCTTATGGAAGACGCTTGGAGTAGTGATGAAGGATGA